In Deinococcus sp. HSC-46F16, the following are encoded in one genomic region:
- a CDS encoding AIM24 family protein, with amino-acid sequence MTNADGSYSLRDFLAQTAERDNPGEVFELESSKMLEVKVNGRVWSKLGAMIAYKGNLSFKREGTLEGGLMKALKRAVSQEMSPLAKIEGRGVAYLADQGKEIQILRLSGESLNVNGNDLLAFEDSVQYDITMQRRAAGMAAGGLFSVRVQGQGLVAILSHGKPLTLRVTPNEPIFTDPNATIAWSGNLQPQLRMATDLRSMFGRGGGETYQMVFQGDGFVVVQPYEEFEAGMFGEGGGSVGKTLGDLFD; translated from the coding sequence ATGACGAATGCTGATGGCAGTTACAGTCTCCGCGACTTCCTGGCCCAGACCGCCGAGCGCGACAATCCCGGCGAGGTCTTCGAACTCGAATCCAGCAAGATGCTGGAGGTCAAGGTCAATGGCCGCGTGTGGAGCAAGCTCGGCGCGATGATCGCCTACAAGGGCAACCTCTCTTTCAAGCGCGAGGGCACCCTAGAAGGCGGGCTGATGAAGGCCCTCAAGCGGGCGGTCAGCCAGGAGATGAGCCCGCTCGCCAAGATCGAGGGTCGGGGCGTGGCCTACCTCGCGGATCAGGGCAAGGAGATCCAGATTCTGCGGCTGTCGGGCGAGAGCCTGAACGTGAACGGCAACGACCTGCTCGCCTTCGAGGACTCGGTGCAGTACGACATCACCATGCAGCGCCGTGCGGCGGGCATGGCGGCGGGCGGACTGTTCAGCGTGCGGGTGCAGGGGCAGGGGCTGGTCGCCATCCTCAGCCACGGCAAGCCGCTCACGCTGCGGGTCACACCGAACGAACCGATCTTCACCGACCCCAACGCGACGATTGCCTGGAGCGGCAACCTCCAGCCGCAGCTCCGCATGGCGACCGACCTGCGCTCCATGTTCGGGCGCGGCGGCGGCGAGACCTACCAGATGGTCTTCCAGGGCGACGGCTTCGTGGTGGTGCAGCCCTACGAGGAGTTCGAGGCCGGGATGTTCGGCGAA
- a CDS encoding pyridoxal phosphate-dependent aminotransferase produces MGTAFPLSARVRGLKPSATVAVTSRALELRRAGADVLSLSVGEPDFETPPHVGAAGIAAIEAGHTRYTPVNGLPELREAVSAKFARENGLDYAPGDVMVSSGGKQAIFNALLALLNPGDEVLIPAPYWVSYPEMVALTGAVPISVPTRAESSFVLDPEELAARITPRTRLIVLNSPGNPTGAVYPAQVLEAVAELARRHDLYLLSDEIYEHLVYDAGHVSPARYAPERTLTVNGASKAYAMTGWRIGYAGGPREWIAAMNALQSQSTTGACTVSQYAALTALTEHGATARFVAQARAAYRERRDFLVAGLNGLGLPTPTPQGAFYVLPDSTRLHPDELEASRLLLEQGGLAVVPGTEFGAPGRVRLSYAAGLDTLGEALRRIEAVLTAED; encoded by the coding sequence ATGGGCACAGCTTTCCCCCTCTCGGCGCGGGTGCGCGGCCTCAAACCCTCGGCCACGGTCGCCGTCACCTCGCGGGCGCTGGAGCTGCGGCGCGCGGGGGCCGACGTGCTCAGCCTGAGCGTGGGGGAGCCGGATTTCGAGACGCCGCCGCATGTGGGGGCCGCGGGCATCGCCGCCATCGAGGCCGGGCACACCCGCTACACCCCCGTCAACGGCCTTCCCGAATTGCGCGAGGCCGTGAGCGCCAAGTTCGCCCGCGAGAATGGGCTGGACTATGCGCCGGGCGACGTGATGGTGAGCAGCGGGGGCAAGCAGGCGATCTTCAACGCCCTGCTCGCGCTGCTCAACCCCGGCGACGAGGTGCTTATCCCCGCGCCCTACTGGGTGAGCTACCCGGAGATGGTGGCGCTGACGGGGGCGGTGCCCATTTCCGTCCCCACGCGGGCGGAGTCGAGCTTCGTCCTCGACCCGGAGGAACTGGCAGCGCGGATCACGCCGAGAACGCGCCTGATCGTGCTGAACAGCCCCGGCAACCCCACGGGAGCGGTCTACCCGGCCCAGGTGCTGGAGGCGGTGGCCGAACTCGCCCGGCGGCACGACCTCTATCTGCTCTCGGACGAGATCTACGAGCATCTGGTGTACGACGCCGGGCACGTCAGTCCCGCCCGCTACGCCCCCGAGCGCACGCTGACGGTCAACGGCGCAAGCAAGGCTTACGCGATGACGGGCTGGCGGATTGGCTACGCGGGCGGGCCGCGCGAGTGGATCGCGGCGATGAACGCCCTGCAATCGCAGAGCACGACGGGGGCCTGCACCGTCTCGCAGTACGCCGCCCTCACAGCCCTGACCGAGCACGGGGCGACGGCCCGCTTCGTGGCTCAGGCTCGGGCCGCCTACCGCGAGCGGCGGGACTTCCTCGTGGCGGGGCTGAACGGGCTGGGGCTGCCCACACCCACTCCGCAGGGCGCCTTCTACGTCCTGCCCGACTCCACCCGCCTGCACCCCGACGAACTGGAGGCGAGTCGCCTGCTGCTGGAGCAAGGCGGCCTGGCCGTGGTCCCCGGCACCGAGTTCGGGGCGCCGGGGCGGGTACGCCTGAGCTATGCGGCGGGGCTGGACACGCTGGGGGAAGCGCTGCGGCGCATAGAAGCTGTGCTGACGGCTGAGGACTGA
- a CDS encoding response regulator transcription factor — MRIVIADDHPLFRMGLKYALLHQGFDVVAEAADGLQALSACRTLEPDAALLDVKMPGLTGIEVCERLRQTHPGVVSVLITTFAEPAIVQAARAAGARGYVSKETDPESLARQLRDIVAHPDVDRLPQVEVPRLTPRESEVLPLLAQGFSNKEIAKNLGVSPDTVKDHLARLYVKLEAGDRTEAVSRARSIGLLQ, encoded by the coding sequence TTGAGAATCGTGATTGCCGACGACCACCCCCTCTTCCGCATGGGCCTGAAATACGCGCTGCTGCACCAGGGTTTCGACGTGGTCGCGGAAGCCGCCGACGGCCTCCAGGCCCTGAGCGCCTGCCGGACCCTGGAACCCGACGCCGCCCTCCTCGACGTGAAGATGCCCGGCCTCACCGGCATCGAGGTCTGCGAGCGGCTGCGCCAGACCCACCCCGGCGTCGTCAGCGTGCTGATCACCACCTTTGCCGAACCCGCCATCGTGCAGGCGGCGCGGGCGGCCGGGGCACGCGGCTACGTGAGCAAGGAAACCGACCCCGAGTCGCTCGCCCGGCAACTGCGCGACATCGTGGCGCACCCGGACGTGGACCGCCTGCCGCAGGTCGAGGTGCCGCGCCTGACCCCCCGCGAGTCGGAGGTGCTGCCGCTGCTGGCCCAGGGCTTTTCCAACAAGGAGATCGCCAAGAACCTCGGCGTCAGCCCCGATACGGTCAAGGACCACCTTGCCCGGCTGTACGTCAAGCTCGAAGCCGGGGACCGCACCGAGGCGGTCAGCCGGGCGCGGAGCATCGGGCTGCTGCAGTAG
- a CDS encoding sensor histidine kinase has product MSTGDAQVARPGVLGTVSRRPHPAPRLRVGTRAGTLRTQFTLVIFLLTFLPNLGLTFTLAGEAASSTLALWLILVAALCGGVGYLLSGVLLRPLRRLEGEVGAGSFAQPHPDDPAEIRALRGAFTGLLGRLATEQERRGAFMATLVHDLRTPLIATGHLSRLLGQGALSAEQRREVAGEVERENARLLALVAQMADAHRFEREEVQLSPSCTDLGTLLAEVARRLSPQAQARGLTLTATGTGHAHADAAVLERAVTNLAANALRYARTRVELRVTPRGLEVRDDGPGLCAPLSELAQPFNAQPATIAGQQYAAGMTGLGLFIARRVAEAHGGALEYRRDAASPLPTTFCLLFPEVTP; this is encoded by the coding sequence GTGAGCACAGGAGACGCGCAGGTCGCTCGGCCGGGGGTTCTGGGGACCGTGTCCCGGCGCCCGCACCCGGCACCCCGCCTGCGCGTGGGCACGCGGGCGGGGACGCTGCGGACCCAGTTCACGCTGGTGATCTTCCTGCTGACCTTCCTGCCGAACCTCGGCCTCACCTTCACGCTGGCGGGCGAGGCGGCCTCGTCCACGCTGGCACTGTGGCTCATCCTGGTCGCGGCGCTGTGCGGCGGGGTCGGCTACCTGCTGAGCGGCGTGCTGCTGCGCCCGCTGCGGCGACTGGAGGGCGAGGTCGGGGCGGGCAGCTTCGCGCAGCCGCACCCGGACGACCCGGCAGAAATCCGGGCGCTGCGGGGGGCCTTTACCGGGCTGCTGGGACGGCTCGCCACCGAGCAGGAGCGGCGGGGGGCCTTTATGGCGACGCTGGTGCACGACCTGCGGACGCCGCTGATCGCCACCGGGCACCTCTCGCGGCTGCTGGGCCAGGGCGCCCTGAGCGCCGAGCAGCGCCGCGAGGTCGCGGGCGAGGTCGAGCGGGAGAATGCCCGGCTGCTCGCCCTGGTCGCCCAGATGGCCGACGCCCACCGTTTCGAGCGCGAGGAGGTGCAGCTCTCGCCCTCGTGCACCGACCTCGGCACCCTGCTCGCGGAGGTGGCCCGGCGGCTCTCGCCTCAGGCGCAGGCGCGTGGCCTGACCCTCACGGCGACCGGAACAGGCCACGCCCACGCCGACGCGGCCGTGCTGGAGCGGGCGGTGACCAACCTCGCGGCCAACGCGCTGCGGTACGCCCGCACCCGCGTGGAACTGCGCGTGACCCCACGGGGGCTGGAGGTCCGCGACGACGGCCCCGGCCTGTGTGCGCCCCTGTCCGAACTCGCCCAACCCTTCAACGCGCAACCCGCCACCATCGCCGGGCAGCAGTACGCCGCCGGGATGACGGGCCTGGGCCTTTTTATCGCCCGCCGGGTCGCGGAGGCGCACGGCGGGGCGCTGGAGTACCGCCGCGACGCGGCCTCGCCGCTGCCCACCACGTTCTGCCTGCTGTTCCCGGAGGTGACCCCTTGA
- a CDS encoding MBL fold metallo-hydrolase, with translation MTHAPEPSPDLNRLRPPAPPVSTFGGTQVLRPDVVRVRLPMVNAFLMGLPGEDWVLLDAGMPGTAGLIRKAADEYHAGRPPVAIVLTHGHLDHIGALHDLLKTWPVPVYAHPLELPHLTGRAPYPFPDPTVGGTTSLLSPAFVPGPFDFRPHVRPLPEDGSVPHLPEWRWLHTPGHSSGHVSLWREEDRTLIAGDAFVTTKQESAAGAFALRPTLIHRPPAYYTPNWDEARDSVRRLSALHPWLVVTGHGHPMSGPEMDADLARLARNFDELGRPRRGWYVNHPVPVGVPPVGPDPLRQRVLAGLALGALALILLRRR, from the coding sequence ATGACCCACGCGCCTGAGCCTTCGCCCGACCTGAACCGCCTTCGCCCGCCCGCGCCGCCCGTCTCGACCTTCGGGGGCACGCAAGTCCTGCGCCCGGACGTGGTGCGGGTGCGCCTACCGATGGTGAACGCCTTTCTGATGGGCCTGCCCGGCGAGGACTGGGTGCTGCTCGACGCGGGGATGCCGGGCACGGCGGGGCTGATTCGCAAGGCGGCGGACGAGTACCACGCGGGCCGTCCCCCGGTCGCCATCGTGCTCACGCACGGACACCTCGACCACATCGGGGCGCTGCACGACCTGCTGAAAACGTGGCCGGTGCCGGTGTACGCGCACCCGCTGGAGCTGCCGCACCTCACCGGCAGGGCGCCCTACCCCTTTCCCGACCCCACGGTGGGCGGCACGACCAGCCTGCTTTCGCCCGCGTTCGTGCCCGGTCCCTTCGACTTCCGGCCGCATGTGCGCCCGCTCCCGGAAGACGGCAGCGTGCCGCACCTCCCGGAGTGGCGCTGGCTGCACACGCCGGGGCACTCCTCCGGGCACGTCTCGCTGTGGCGCGAGGAAGACCGCACCCTGATCGCCGGGGACGCCTTCGTGACCACGAAGCAGGAGTCGGCGGCAGGCGCCTTCGCGCTGCGCCCCACCCTGATTCACCGCCCGCCCGCCTACTACACGCCCAACTGGGACGAGGCGCGGGACTCGGTGCGGCGGCTCTCAGCGCTGCATCCCTGGCTGGTGGTCACCGGGCACGGACACCCCATGTCAGGGCCGGAGATGGACGCCGACCTCGCGCGGCTGGCCCGCAACTTCGACGAGCTGGGGCGCCCCCGCCGGGGCTGGTACGTGAATCATCCGGTGCCCGTGGGCGTGCCTCCGGTCGGTCCCGATCCCCTGAGGCAGCGGGTGCTGGCAGGTCTCGCGCTGGGGGCGCTGGCGCTGATACTCCTGCGCCGCCGCTAA
- a CDS encoding LysE family translocator — protein MLTVPFLLTSLVVALIPGTGAIYTVSTGLFRGWRASLTAAFGCTLGIVPHLIASLLGLSLILHLSAEIFTALKLAGAAYLLYLAWATWQERGGLRFQDEGTRGSLQVIGRAVLLNLLNPKLTLFFLAFLPQFIAPGRPELPQFLALSGAFMLVTFLVFAAYGLLAGSVRQFVTTSPRALLWLRRSFAAAFAGLSVELALTER, from the coding sequence ATGCTGACTGTGCCCTTCTTGCTCACCTCGCTGGTCGTCGCCCTGATCCCCGGCACCGGGGCCATCTACACCGTCTCTACCGGCCTCTTTCGCGGATGGCGGGCCAGCCTGACGGCCGCGTTCGGCTGCACGCTGGGCATCGTGCCCCACCTGATCGCCAGCCTGCTGGGGTTGTCGCTGATCCTGCACCTGAGCGCGGAAATCTTCACCGCACTCAAGCTCGCGGGCGCGGCATATCTGCTCTATCTCGCCTGGGCCACTTGGCAGGAGCGCGGCGGCCTCCGTTTCCAGGACGAGGGCACGCGCGGCAGCCTTCAGGTGATCGGGCGGGCGGTGCTGCTGAACCTCCTGAATCCCAAACTCACGCTGTTTTTCCTGGCCTTCCTGCCCCAGTTCATCGCACCGGGTCGTCCGGAACTGCCGCAGTTCCTCGCCCTGAGCGGCGCGTTCATGCTCGTCACCTTTCTGGTGTTCGCCGCTTACGGCCTGCTGGCGGGCAGCGTCCGGCAGTTCGTCACCACTTCTCCCCGCGCCTTGCTGTGGCTGCGCCGCTCCTTTGCGGCAGCCTTCGCGGGCCTGAGCGTGGAGCTGGCGTTGACGGAACGCTGA
- the lepA gene encoding translation elongation factor 4: MTEGPTANIRNFSIIAHVDHGKSTLADRILERLGAMGERDKRDQTLDTLELERERGITIKSTPIRLNYRRENGEQYVFNLIDTPGHVDFNYEVSRSLAACEGVLLLVDASQGVEAQTIVNAYLAIDNNLEIVPVVNKIDLPAADPEGAAQELEEVIGIPAEEAVFASGKAGLGIPEILEAIVERIPPPPGDPQAPLKALIFDSFYDAYQGVILFVRVLEGTLTPKQPIMLFSTEKTFEVDKVGTFSPGLVVGESLPAGTVGWVAAGIKDIHDAQVGDTLTQKDRPTPEPFPGFKPAQPVVFSGLYPTSTEEYRKLRDALEKLKLNDAAFTFEPETSEALGFGFRCGFLGLLHAEIVQERLEREFDLDLIATAPAVVYRVTLTNGEVFETQNPAEFPTRDRIKLVEEPYIKLSIMLPEDYVGPVMQLLQERRGSMVTMNYVGKRVELIYEVPFAEILYDFHDRLKSISRGYASMDYEQIGYREGELRKVDIMVNNEVVDALAVIVHEDKAYSLGRKIVDKMAEVIPRQMFPVPVQATIGGKIIARATVKAYRKDVLAKCYGGDISRKKKLLEKQKKGRARMKQIGTVEVPQEAFLAVLSTDE, encoded by the coding sequence GTGACCGAAGGGCCGACCGCCAATATCCGCAATTTTTCCATCATCGCCCACGTGGACCACGGCAAGTCCACGCTGGCCGACCGCATCCTGGAGCGGCTCGGCGCGATGGGCGAGCGCGACAAGCGCGACCAGACCCTCGACACGCTGGAGCTGGAGCGCGAGCGCGGCATCACCATCAAGTCGACGCCCATCCGCCTGAACTACCGCCGCGAGAATGGCGAGCAGTACGTCTTCAACCTGATCGACACGCCGGGGCACGTGGACTTCAACTACGAGGTGTCACGCTCGCTGGCCGCCTGCGAGGGCGTGCTGCTGCTCGTGGACGCTTCTCAAGGGGTGGAGGCGCAGACCATCGTTAACGCCTACCTCGCCATCGACAACAACCTCGAAATCGTGCCGGTGGTCAACAAGATCGACCTTCCCGCCGCCGACCCCGAAGGCGCAGCGCAGGAGCTGGAGGAAGTCATCGGCATTCCCGCCGAGGAAGCCGTCTTCGCGTCGGGCAAGGCGGGGCTGGGGATTCCGGAGATTCTGGAAGCCATCGTCGAGCGCATTCCGCCACCGCCGGGTGACCCGCAGGCGCCCCTCAAGGCGCTGATCTTCGACTCGTTCTACGACGCCTACCAGGGCGTGATTCTGTTCGTGCGGGTGCTGGAGGGCACCTTGACGCCGAAGCAGCCCATCATGCTGTTTTCCACCGAGAAGACCTTCGAGGTGGACAAGGTGGGCACCTTCTCGCCGGGCCTCGTCGTGGGCGAGTCGCTTCCGGCGGGCACGGTGGGCTGGGTCGCGGCGGGCATCAAGGACATCCACGACGCGCAGGTGGGCGACACCCTGACGCAGAAAGACCGCCCCACCCCCGAGCCCTTCCCCGGTTTCAAGCCCGCGCAGCCCGTCGTGTTCTCGGGCCTGTACCCCACCTCCACCGAGGAGTACCGCAAGCTGCGCGACGCGCTCGAAAAGCTCAAGCTCAACGACGCGGCCTTTACCTTCGAGCCCGAAACGTCCGAGGCGCTGGGCTTCGGCTTCCGCTGCGGCTTTCTGGGCCTGCTGCACGCCGAGATCGTGCAGGAGCGGCTGGAGCGCGAGTTCGACCTCGACCTGATCGCCACCGCGCCCGCCGTGGTGTACCGGGTGACCCTGACCAACGGCGAGGTCTTCGAGACCCAGAACCCCGCCGAGTTCCCCACCCGCGACCGCATCAAGCTGGTCGAGGAACCGTACATCAAGCTGTCCATCATGCTGCCCGAGGACTACGTGGGGCCAGTGATGCAGCTTCTGCAAGAACGCCGGGGCTCGATGGTTACCATGAACTACGTGGGCAAGCGCGTGGAGCTGATCTACGAGGTGCCCTTCGCGGAGATCCTGTACGACTTCCACGACCGCTTGAAGTCCATCTCGCGCGGGTACGCCTCGATGGACTACGAGCAGATCGGCTACCGCGAGGGCGAGCTGCGCAAGGTCGACATCATGGTGAACAACGAGGTCGTGGACGCCCTCGCCGTGATCGTGCACGAGGACAAGGCCTACTCGCTGGGCCGCAAGATCGTGGACAAGATGGCCGAGGTCATCCCCCGGCAGATGTTCCCGGTGCCCGTGCAGGCGACCATCGGCGGCAAGATCATCGCCCGCGCGACGGTGAAGGCGTACCGCAAGGACGTGCTTGCCAAGTGCTACGGCGGCGACATCTCCCGCAAAAAGAAGCTGCTGGAAAAGCAGAAGAAGGGCCGCGCCCGCATGAAGCAGATCGGCACGGTCGAGGTGCCGCAAGAGGCGTTCCTGGCGGTGCTCAGCACGGACGAGTGA
- a CDS encoding M28 family metallopeptidase: protein MPHRALPTRPARPLWQWALPFLAVLGAAGGGVYLSTRPQNPPVQAAAQARTVAGDWAELRALGPRPVGEPGHARALDWLEEQLEALGYRVTRQPVTLERPFDLGGTVTVGELRVPAHALYGAGGGEQSGRLVPLPGGLSPGAMEARGLRGQIALLRCQDWEDTGLSRGEIVGRATQAGALGLVLVQDCEVARLERVSGTPLPMVWVSAADGRKVWARAGQAADLVSKVERREVTGANLIAARVEAKPEIVLGAHLDSVNASPGANDNASGVLAVLEVARRAAGTPLAERTWLVLFDGEEDGLYGSRTFVDAHRFPLRQTRAMLNLDMVGVGAEPLGVAAHAELRPIAQRVRPGVRLFEDNPPERESFGRSSGVTGSSDHVPFIGWGVRTAFIHRGLDEGYHATADRTLSPALVEGAAAFALALARKTLDTPWTPTEPCEGFSSDGC from the coding sequence ATGCCGCACCGTGCCCTTCCCACCCGCCCGGCCCGCCCGCTGTGGCAGTGGGCGCTGCCGTTCTTGGCCGTGCTGGGCGCAGCGGGCGGCGGTGTCTACCTGAGCACCCGCCCCCAGAATCCCCCCGTACAGGCGGCGGCGCAGGCCCGCACGGTCGCTGGGGACTGGGCCGAGTTGCGGGCGCTCGGTCCCCGTCCGGTGGGCGAGCCGGGCCACGCGCGGGCGCTGGACTGGCTGGAGGAACAGTTGGAGGCACTGGGATACCGCGTCACCCGCCAACCCGTCACGCTGGAGCGGCCCTTCGACCTCGGCGGCACGGTGACTGTGGGGGAACTGCGTGTGCCCGCCCACGCCCTCTACGGTGCCGGGGGTGGCGAGCAGTCGGGGCGGCTGGTGCCCCTGCCGGGCGGCCTCTCACCGGGGGCGATGGAGGCGCGGGGCCTGCGCGGCCAGATCGCGCTGCTGCGCTGCCAGGACTGGGAGGACACCGGGCTGTCCCGCGGCGAGATCGTGGGCCGGGCGACCCAGGCGGGAGCGCTGGGGCTGGTCCTCGTGCAGGACTGCGAGGTCGCGCGGCTGGAGCGTGTTTCAGGCACCCCCTTGCCGATGGTGTGGGTCAGCGCGGCGGACGGCCGGAAAGTCTGGGCGCGGGCGGGCCAGGCGGCTGACCTCGTGTCGAAGGTGGAGCGGCGCGAGGTCACGGGGGCCAACCTGATCGCGGCGCGGGTGGAGGCGAAGCCCGAGATCGTCCTGGGGGCGCACCTCGACAGCGTGAACGCCTCGCCGGGCGCCAACGACAACGCGAGCGGCGTGCTGGCCGTGCTGGAGGTGGCGCGGCGGGCAGCGGGCACCCCGCTGGCTGAGCGGACGTGGTTGGTCCTTTTCGATGGGGAGGAGGACGGGCTGTACGGCAGCCGCACCTTCGTGGACGCGCACCGCTTCCCGCTGCGGCAGACCCGCGCGATGCTCAACCTCGACATGGTGGGCGTGGGGGCCGAGCCGCTGGGGGTGGCCGCCCACGCCGAGCTGCGGCCCATCGCGCAGAGGGTACGCCCCGGTGTGCGGCTGTTCGAAGACAACCCGCCCGAACGCGAGTCCTTCGGCCGGTCCTCCGGCGTGACGGGAAGCAGCGACCACGTTCCGTTTATCGGCTGGGGCGTGCGGACCGCCTTTATCCACCGGGGACTGGACGAGGGCTACCACGCGACCGCTGACCGGACCCTTTCGCCTGCGCTGGTGGAGGGCGCGGCGGCCTTCGCGCTGGCCCTGGCCCGCAAGACGCTGGACACCCCCTGGACCCCGACAGAGCCGTGCGAGGGCTTCAGCAGCGACGGCTGCTAG
- a CDS encoding GNAT family N-acetyltransferase: MTPPFRTPHALGYRTDLALRRLAGAQTEDRGDFTVIRTPDNPTFWWGNFLLLHAPPAPGSLELWLARFREAHSTARHVTFGLDTVGGEAGAAGEFEAAGFRLTRDTVLTTPATTAPERPLPSGVTMRPLETQADWDAALELRVAVNAADPHPLEEGGYRTFAAGRLAGLRRAQEAGHGACLGAFVAGQLAAGLGVYDAGGGVTRYQNVETHPAQRSRGLAGHLVHFAGGWARQNLGAQTLVIVADPEYHAQRLYERVGFRPSELQTGLERPPAGG, translated from the coding sequence ATGACGCCTCCCTTCCGCACGCCCCACGCACTGGGCTACCGCACCGACCTCGCCCTGAGGCGGCTGGCCGGGGCGCAGACCGAGGACCGGGGCGACTTCACCGTGATTCGCACGCCGGACAATCCCACCTTCTGGTGGGGCAATTTCCTGCTGCTGCACGCGCCGCCCGCGCCCGGCAGCCTGGAGCTGTGGCTGGCCCGCTTCCGCGAGGCGCACTCCACGGCCCGGCATGTCACCTTCGGGCTGGACACTGTCGGTGGGGAGGCGGGCGCGGCCGGAGAGTTTGAAGCCGCCGGGTTCCGCCTCACCCGCGACACCGTGCTCACGACCCCGGCCACCACCGCGCCGGAACGCCCCCTGCCCAGCGGCGTGACCATGCGCCCCCTGGAAACGCAGGCCGACTGGGACGCGGCACTTGAGCTGCGCGTCGCCGTGAACGCCGCCGACCCGCACCCGCTGGAGGAGGGGGGCTACCGCACCTTCGCCGCCGGGCGCCTCGCGGGGCTGCGCCGCGCACAGGAGGCGGGGCACGGGGCCTGCCTGGGGGCTTTCGTGGCAGGGCAGCTGGCGGCGGGTCTGGGCGTGTACGACGCGGGCGGGGGAGTCACCCGCTACCAGAATGTGGAAACCCACCCGGCGCAGCGGTCACGCGGCCTGGCGGGCCACCTCGTTCACTTCGCGGGCGGGTGGGCGCGGCAGAACCTCGGGGCGCAGACCCTGGTGATCGTCGCCGATCCCGAGTACCACGCCCAGCGGCTCTACGAACGCGTGGGGTTTCGCCCCAGCGAGCTACAGACCGGGCTGGAACGGCCCCCTGCGGGGGGGTAG
- a CDS encoding ribonuclease HII, with translation MPSVTPDWSFEREHWRRGYFRVAGVDEAGRGAWAGPVTVAAVILPGLAQDYPFRDSKQLSAAQREAFAAEVRRVAACWAVEHAWPDEIERLNILGATHAAAARALERLDPAPQALVTDYLRLRTPLPLLAPPKADALSYSVAAASLLAKTERDRLMTELDAQHPGYGFAAHKGYGAPAHRAALAELGVSPVHRRGYAPIARLLQAGLFSD, from the coding sequence ATGCCCTCCGTCACCCCCGACTGGTCCTTCGAACGCGAGCACTGGCGGCGCGGCTATTTCCGGGTCGCCGGGGTGGACGAGGCGGGCCGGGGCGCGTGGGCAGGGCCGGTGACGGTGGCGGCCGTGATCCTGCCGGGGCTGGCGCAGGACTACCCCTTCCGGGATTCCAAGCAGCTCTCGGCGGCCCAGCGGGAAGCGTTCGCAGCGGAGGTCCGGCGGGTGGCCGCCTGCTGGGCGGTCGAGCACGCCTGGCCCGACGAGATCGAGCGGCTGAACATCCTGGGCGCCACCCACGCGGCGGCGGCGCGGGCCTTGGAGCGGCTGGACCCGGCCCCGCAGGCCCTGGTGACCGATTACCTCCGCCTGCGCACCCCCCTCCCGCTGCTGGCCCCCCCGAAGGCCGACGCCCTGAGCTACTCGGTCGCCGCCGCCAGCCTGCTCGCCAAGACCGAGCGTGACCGGCTGATGACCGAACTCGACGCCCAGCATCCCGGCTACGGCTTCGCGGCCCACAAGGGCTACGGCGCCCCGGCCCACCGCGCGGCGCTGGCCGAGTTGGGCGTCAGTCCGGTGCATCGGCGGGGGTACGCGCCCATCGCCCGACTGCTTCAGGCGGGCCTGTTCAGTGACTGA